From the genome of Hymenobacter gelipurpurascens:
CCGCATCGGGGGCATCCGATGGCTCCGGCGGGCGGCGGGCAAAGGGCCGAAAGTAGTAGGCCACATAGTAGAGCTGCACCGCTATACTGAGCAGCAACAGGCCTAGGGCCGGAGAAACAGAGAAAGACAAAATGTGGAAAGTGAAGTAGCCCGCAAAAGTAGGCATTCGGAGTACCTTTGCGGGAAGAAGCTAGGAGCTGGAAGCCAGTTGCGGGAAGGTTGTACTTGGTACAGGCTTCGATGCGCTGACTTCTGGCTTCTGGCTTCTGGCTCCTAGCTTCTTCCCGCATGACCTTCGACTTAGTTACCCAAGATCCGCATACCAAAGCCCGGGCCGGCGTGGTGCACACTGACCACGGCACCATTGAAACCCCAATTTTCATGCCCGTGGGCACGGCTGGCACCGTGAAAGCCGTGCAGCAGCGCGACCTCAAAGACGATATTCAGGCCCAGATTATTCTCGGCAACACGTACCACCTGTACCTGCGTCCTGGCCTAGAGGTGCTCAGCAAGGCAGGTGGCCTACACAAGTTCAACGGCTGGGATAAACCAATCCTGACGGACTCGGGCGGGTACCAGGTGTACTCACTCAGCGGTACGCGCAAGATCAAGGAGGAAGGCGTAAAATTCCGCTCTCACATTGATGGCTCACAGCACCTGTTCTCGCCCGAGGGCGTGATGGACATTCAGCGTACCATCGGGGCCGATATCATCATGGCCTTTGATGAGTGCACCCCCTGGCCCTGTGAGTACGACTACGCCTCCCGCTCCCTCGACATGACGCACCGCTGGCTCAAGCGCTGCATCCAGCGCTTCGACAGCACCGAGGGCCACTACGGCTACTCTCAAACTCTCTTCCCGATTGTGCAGGGCTCCACGTTCAAAGACTTGCGTGTGAAGTCGGCGGAGTTTATTGCCGAGCAGGGCCGCGAGGGCAACGCCATCGGGGGCCTGAGCGTGGGCGAACCCGCCGAGATGATGTACGAGATGACGGAAATCGTCTGCGACATTCTGCCCCAGGACAAGCCGCGCTACCTCATGGGCGTAGGCACGCCGGCCAACATCCTCGAAAACATTGCGCTGGGCGTGGATATGTTCGACTGCGTGATGCCCACCCGCAATGCCCGCAACGGCATGCTGTTCACTACGCAGGGCATCATGAACATCAGCAACAAGAAATGGGCCGATGATTTCGAGCCGATTGATGCTGAACTGGGCGGTTATGTAAGCACGTTCTACTCCCGGGCCTACGTGCGCCACCTGTTCCATAGCAAGGAGATGCTGGGCCCCCAGATTGCCTCTATCCATAACCTAAGTTTCTACCTGTGGCTGGTAAAGCAAGCGCGGGAGCAGATTCTGGCTGGCACCTTCCGTGAGTGGAAGGAGAAGATGGTGAAGCAGGTAATGACACGATTGTAGGCCACTTTCCGTTTGTCGTGTTATCCCTTGCACGACGCGTTTTTTCTTCGCCTGCCCGCGCTACGTATCCATGCTAAAGCTCCTCGATAAATATATTCTGAAGAAGTTTCTCACCGCGTTCTTCTTCACGGTGGTGTTGCTGGTGTCAGTTATCTGCGTGATTGACTTCACGGAGAAAAACGACGACTTCATTCAGCACGATCTGGGGGCGTGGCAGATTATCTCGGAGTACTACGTGAACCTGTTTCCGTACTTCGCCAACCTGCTCTCCCCCATCACGGTATTTATTGCGGTGGTATTCGTGACGGCGCAGCTCGCGTCGCGCACAGAGGTAGTGGCCATGCTGGCGTCGGGCATTAGCTTCAAGCGGTTTTTGCTGCCCTACGTGATGGGTAGCGCCATTCTAGGCCTGCTCACGATGGCCATGACGGGCTGGCTGATTCCGATTGCCAACAAAACCCGCGTGCAGTTCGAGAAGGCCTACATCAAGAACCCCTACCGTTTCAGTGGGCGCAACGTGCACATCCGCATCGGCCCCGACTCCTATGCTTTCATGGAGAGCTACGACAACGTGAACAACGTGGGCTACAAGTTTGCGCTGGAAACCGTAGATGGCACCTTGCTCAAGCGTCGCCTCACGGCCGAAGCTATCAGCTGGGACTCTACCAAACGCGCCTGGAAGCTCACGCCGCAGCTGCTGCGAACCTTCAATGGCGAAAAGGAAACCCTCAAAAGCCTGCCCGCCCGCGACACCACACTCAACCTCTACCCCAAGGATTTCGCCAGCACTTACCGCCTCGCCGAAACCCTGACACTGCCTGAACTCAACCGCTACATTCAGCAGAAAATCGACCGCGGCGCCGACGATACGCAGCTCTATCTCAGCGAGAAATATGAGCGCTACGCCTATCCCTACGCCATGTTTATCCTCACGGTGATTGGGGTAATTATGAGCGCGCGCAAAAGCCGTGCGGGTGTGGGTGGGCAGATTGCGCTCGGCTTTGTGCTGGCTTTCGTGTTCATCATCTTCGTGATTCTGAGCCGCAATCTGGCCTCCGTGGGTACCTTGCCGCCGCTGCTGGCCGCCTGGGTTCCCAGCATCGTGTTTACCTGTATCGGCCTGATACTCTACCGCGTCGTTCCTCAATAAAGGTGAAAATCTGAAGTGGTGAGTTTGCTGTTCTCTTCTGACCGCCCTTCTAAAAGCATATCATCCTGAGCTTGCGAAGGATCTTATCACGGCCGCACGAGTAGTTCTAGGCCAGTTGTTCTTGCCTGATAAGATCCTTCGCAAGCTCAGGATGACGTGTTTTTTCACCAACTCACCATTCCACCACTCCCCTCTATGCTAAAAGACTACCTCCGTTTGCATTTCATTGTGTTGCTCTGGGGCTTCACGGCCATTTTGGGCAAGCTCATTTCGGTGCCGCCGGTGGAGTTGGTTTTCTGGCGGACGCTGCTGGCCTCGGCAGGTATGGCTTTGCTGCTGGCAGCGCGGCGCCAGGAGTGGCGCATTTCGGGCGTAGAGGTGGCCAAGCTCTTAGGTGTGGGGGCCATGGTAGCGGTGCACTGGATTACCTTTTTCCTGGCGGCGCGCCTGTCGTCCGTGAGCGTGTGCCTGGCCGGCATGGCCACCCTGGCCCTCTGGACCTCGTTGCTGGAGCCGTTGCTGCTCTGGCGGCGGATACGCTTTTATGAGGTAGGCCTAGGCCTGCTCACGATGGTAGGCCTGTACCTGGTATCGCAGGCCGAGCTAGACCAGATGGCGGGCCTCCTGGTAGCCATCCTGTCGGCGGGCTTGTCGGCGCTGTTCAGCGTGCTGAACTCGACGCTGGTGAAGCGCCACCCCCCGCTGCGGCTCACATTTTATGAGATGAGCGGCGCCTGCCTAAGCATCGCGCTGTTCTTCCCGATCTATAGCCGTTATTTCACCAATGGCAGTGGCCTACAACTGGCGCTCCATGGTTTCGACTGGCTGTGGCTGCTACTGCTGGCGGGCGGCTGCACGGTGTATGCTTTCTCTACTTCGGTAGAGCTCATGAAACGCCTCTCGGCTTTTGTTATCAACCTGACCATCAACCTAGAGCCGGTATATGGCATTTTGCTGGCCGTATTGATCTTCGGTTCTCAGGAAAAAATGTCAACTGGCTTCTATCTAGGCACCGTGGTAATCCTATTCAGTGTACTCATCCATCCAGTTATCGACCAGTGGAATAAGCGCCGCCTGCGCAAGCCGGAGCCCGTGGAAGCCGTTATTTGATCATCAGATGAGGCTACAGTCGGCCGTCCCAAACCTTGTACTCTGCGGGCAGCGCGAGTTTAGGCGGCACTTCCTGGCCTGGGAACAGCCCATACACCGCCGAGCCAGATCCTGATAAACTGGCATAAGCTGCGCCAGCCGCATACAGCGCTTGCTTGATTTCACCGAGCACAGGATAAATGGGTGTCAGGGCCTCCTCAAAATCATTGCTGACCGTATCACGCCAGGTTTCCAAAGGTTGAGCCAGGGCAGTGCGCAAGTCGTGACGCGGCGGGCGGGCCGTCACGCGGCTGTAGGCCTCTGCCGTGCTGATGTGTAGGCCAGGGTACACCACCTTGCAGGCCACACCCGTTAAATCCAAGCTGATATCCTCAAACACGTCGCCTTTCTCGTAAGCGAAAACAGGTTGGTTGCGGATAAAAAAGGCACAGTCGGAACCTAGGCGCCGTGCGTAGGCCTGCAGAGCATCCGTAGAAAGTGCCAGCTTGAATAAGTCGTTGAGGGCCCGCAGCGCGAAAGCGGCATCACCGGAGCCACCGCCTAGGCCTGCCCCGATAGGCACCAATTTGTGCAGGTGCATCTGCACGGGCGGCAGGTTGAAATCGGCCTTCAATAGCTCGTAGGCGCGTAAGCAGAGGTTGGTAGCCGGTTCGCCAGGAATTGGAATGCCGGTGAGGGCCAGGCTGGTTTCGGCGGCGGGAAGCACCTCCAGCGCATCGGTCCAGGGCAGCGGCACAAACACCGATTCGAGGTTGCGGAAGCCATCGGGCCGCTGCCCGGTGATGTAGAGGCCCAGATTGAGCTTGGCGTTGGGGAAAACGAGCATACGGCAAAGCTAGCGCTCTGGCGCAATCTGCACCATGTGTACTTCTGAACCCCTAGCTTTGTCTTGCATGATTTCCGCCCCATCTGCTTCCTGGTACGCCCGCTACGGCAAGCGCCTGCTCGATGTGGCTCTGGCCGCGCCGCTGCTGGTGCTGGCCCTGCCGCTGTTGCTGCCGGTAGCGCTGGCGCTGGCCGGGCAGAACCACGGAGCCTGGCTGTTTCGGCAGCGCCGGCCTGGCCTACACGGCCGCAGCTTCGTGCTGGTTAAGCTCCAAACCATGACCTCCCAACGGGACGCGCTAGGCCACCTCCTGCCCGACGCCGACCGCCTGACGCGCCTGGGCCGCTGGGTGCGCGCCACGTCTTTGGATGAGCTGCCCCAACTTTGGAACGTGCTGCGCGGCGACATTAGCTTGGTAGGTCCTAGGCCACTCTTGGAGCAGTATCTACCGCTTTACTCGCCTGAGCAGGCGCGCCGCCACGAGGTACGGCCGGGCATTACGGGCTGGGCTCAGGTAAATGGGCGCAACGCCATTTCCTGGGAGCAGAAGTTTGCCCTGGATGTGTGGTACGTGGACCATCTCAGTTTTCTCCTCGATTTGCGTATTCTGTGGCTTACCGCTGCCCGCGTATTTAGTGCCGCTGGCGTTACGGCACCCGGCCAGGCCACTACCACGGCCTTCACCGGCTCGCCTTCGGGCACTGATCATTCTCCCTTGCTATGACGACGACTTCCGCATCAGAATCGACTGTACCTCTATCCGCTAGTCCCCTGCCGCAGCTGGTTATTCTGGGAGCCGGGGGCCTGGGCCGGGAGGTGTTGGTGCTGGCTCGCCAGATAAATGAGGTGCAGCCTACGTGGGAAATCAAAGGATTCTACGACGACCAGTCACCAGTCGCACCTACCATTCATGGCCTACCCTACCTTGGCACTTCCGCTGATCTGAATGCTATTCAAGAGCCGCTGCAGGTAGTAATAGCTGTGGGTAACGGACAGAGCCGCGCCAAACTGGTCAATAAACTCACTTCTCCCTTAATCACCTATGCCACACTGGTGCACCCTGGCGTCGCCTGCCGGCCGTATCAGCAGTTGCAGATTGGGGCCGGCTGCATTATCGGGCAGGGCTGTATTCTTACCTGTGATATTCGGCTAGGCCACCACGTACTGCTTAACCTGGGCTGTACCATTGGGCATGATGCCGTGCTGGAGGATTTCTGCTCCCTGATGCCTCACGCCAATGTGGGCGGTGAAGCGCATCTGGAAACGGGCGTGTACCTGGGCACAAATGCCACCATCATAAACCAGGTACGTGTAGGAGCGCGCACTATTATTGGGGCCGGAGCCGTAGCCGTACGTGATGTCCCTGCCGATTGCACAGCGGTAGGTGTGCCGGCCCAGGTGATTAAACGACACGCTTTTTAGGCGCTTTTCGCCTGCTGGCTTTTGCCAGTTGCCAGCCAGTTTCCGATATTTTACGGCAAACACACTCGCCACACACGCTCAGTGTCTGATATTTCTATCTTGCGGAGCTTGTCCCTTCTAGTCGGTTCGCAGCGTCCCGCTTACTCCCACCTATGCGCAGTCAGGATTACGACCGAATTTTTCTTTCCCCGCCCCATTTGGGCCGCCACGAACTAAACTACCTGCACAAAGCCATTGAAGACAACTGGGTAGCGCCGGCTGGCCCAAACCTGGATGGCTTTGAGCGCGACATCTGCGAGTTTACCGGTGCCCCACACTGTGTGGCTCTCACCTCGGGCACGGCCGCCATTCATCTGGGCCTACGGCTACTGGGCGTGGGCCCCGGCGATGAGGTGCTGTGCCCCTCGTTCACGTTTGTAGCCACGGCCAATCCCATTCTGTATTTGGGTGCCACGCCGGTTTTTGTAGATAGCGAGGCCGATACCTGGAACATCTGCCCAGAGCGCCTGCGCGAAGCCATTGAAGACCGAATGCGCCAAGGTCGCAAGCCCAAAGCGCTTATCCTGGTACACCTCTACGGCATGCCGGCCAAGCTCTCTGAAATTGTGGCACTGGCCGCTGAGTACACTATTCCGGTTCTGGAAGATGCCGCCGAAGCCCTAGGCTCGCGCTTCGATGGCCGCCCGCTAGGCACTTTTACCCAGGTTGGCGTATTTTCTTTCAACGGCAATAAAATCCTGACCACAAGTGGTGGTGGCGCCCTCGTCACCAACGACAAGCAGTGGGCACAACGCACCCGTTTCTGGGCTACGCAGGCCAAGGATGAGGCACCCTACTACCAGCATTCCGATATGGGGTACAATTACCGCCTCAGCAATCTGCTGGCAGGAATTGGCCGAGGCCAGATGGAGTTGCTGGAAGACCGGGTAAAAAAGCGTCGGGAAATATACCTCTGGTATAAGAACAACCTCCAGGATATACCTGGCCTGATACTTAGCCAGACGGAACCGACCGGCAGCCGCTCCAACCGTTGGCTTACTACCGTGCTGCTCGACCCCGCGCAAACCAGCACAACGCCCGAAGAACTACGCCTGCACTTAGAGACGCACAATGTAGAAAGCCGCCCCCTATGGAAGCCGCTGCACTTGCAGCCGCTGTATGCAACGGCTCCCATGTACGGCGGTCCTGTCTGCGAACAACTGTTTGCCCAGGGCCTTTGCCTGCCTTCTGGCTCATCTCTGAGCGAAGCTGACTTGCACCGAATAGCCAGCGCCATCCGAGAAGCAGTACAGCCATTGCCCAGCTAGAATCGGCACAAGGTTGTTGACGGCAGTATATAAAGTTCCTTTGAGGGTACTAGCCGCACAAACCATACAGTTTGCAGTACAAAATTAATAGCACAGGTATATAATCAGCCTAGTTTTCCAGCGCTTGCCGTAGGTCTTCCAGCAGTTCTTCCACCGGCTCAATCCCAACGGACAGGCGAATAAGGCCTACCGTGATGCCTAGGCCTTCCTGCTGCTCTGGTGTAAGGTAGCGGTGCGAGGTGCCCAACGGATAGGACTGAGAAGAATCGACTCCCGCCAATGAAGGCGCAAACGGGAAGCGCTGACAACGCTGCATAAACCGGTTGACTACAGCGGTATCATCAGCCAGCAGAAACGACATCATTCCCCCAAACAGGCCTATACCTTGCGCTTGAGCCAATGCATGCTGCGGATGCGTAGCTAGGCCAGGGTAGTATACCGCCCGCACAGCCGGATGTCCTTCCAGAAACTCGGCAATAGCCAGCGCATTGCGGCTGTGTTCGCGCATCCTGATTCGCAGCGTCTTGAGGCCCCGCACAGCCAGCCAGCTTTCCATGGGGCTCAACGTCAGGCCATAGATAACACCGATTTGCTTGAGCCGGGCCGCTGTTTCTGCCTCGGCGGCCACTACTACGCCCGCCGTGACATCGGAGTGGCCGGAAATATACTTCGTGACACTGTGCAGCGTAATATCAGCTCCTAGGCCTATCGGTTTAGTGAGTATGGGCGAGGCAAACGTGTTATCCACTACCAGCTTCAGGCCGTGACTATGGCACTCCGTCGCCAGCCGGCGCAGGTCGGCAACGCGCAGCAGCGGGTTGCTGAGCGTTTCGGCCAGCAGCAGGCGCGTGGTGGGCTGCACATACTGGCCTAGATCATAGAGTTGCTCAAATGGGACGTAAGTTACCGTGATGCCCATGCGGCTCAGCTCAGAGTTCAGCAAGCTGGAGGAGCCCCCATAGATATCAGCGGCACACAGCACATGGTCGCCGGCTTGGCAAAAGGCCAGCAAAGCCGCAAAAATGGCTGCCATACCAGAGCCGGTGGCAATGGCTCCTGCCCCGCCTTCTAATCGGTTTACCGCTTCGGCCAACTCATCGGAGTTGGGGTTGCCGTTCCGTGAGTAGAGGTACCGGCTCCCCGGCTCCCCGAAGTACTGTTCCAACTCATTCAGGTCCTCGAACTTAAAGACGGAGGTTTGGTAAATCGGGGTGATTTTGGGGTGGATTTCCATATAAGAGGGGATGCAAAAGCGGCAGGAAGG
Proteins encoded in this window:
- a CDS encoding LptF/LptG family permease — encoded protein: MLKLLDKYILKKFLTAFFFTVVLLVSVICVIDFTEKNDDFIQHDLGAWQIISEYYVNLFPYFANLLSPITVFIAVVFVTAQLASRTEVVAMLASGISFKRFLLPYVMGSAILGLLTMAMTGWLIPIANKTRVQFEKAYIKNPYRFSGRNVHIRIGPDSYAFMESYDNVNNVGYKFALETVDGTLLKRRLTAEAISWDSTKRAWKLTPQLLRTFNGEKETLKSLPARDTTLNLYPKDFASTYRLAETLTLPELNRYIQQKIDRGADDTQLYLSEKYERYAYPYAMFILTVIGVIMSARKSRAGVGGQIALGFVLAFVFIIFVILSRNLASVGTLPPLLAAWVPSIVFTCIGLILYRVVPQ
- a CDS encoding sugar transferase, with the protein product MISAPSASWYARYGKRLLDVALAAPLLVLALPLLLPVALALAGQNHGAWLFRQRRPGLHGRSFVLVKLQTMTSQRDALGHLLPDADRLTRLGRWVRATSLDELPQLWNVLRGDISLVGPRPLLEQYLPLYSPEQARRHEVRPGITGWAQVNGRNAISWEQKFALDVWYVDHLSFLLDLRILWLTAARVFSAAGVTAPGQATTTAFTGSPSGTDHSPLL
- the tgt gene encoding tRNA guanosine(34) transglycosylase Tgt — translated: MTFDLVTQDPHTKARAGVVHTDHGTIETPIFMPVGTAGTVKAVQQRDLKDDIQAQIILGNTYHLYLRPGLEVLSKAGGLHKFNGWDKPILTDSGGYQVYSLSGTRKIKEEGVKFRSHIDGSQHLFSPEGVMDIQRTIGADIIMAFDECTPWPCEYDYASRSLDMTHRWLKRCIQRFDSTEGHYGYSQTLFPIVQGSTFKDLRVKSAEFIAEQGREGNAIGGLSVGEPAEMMYEMTEIVCDILPQDKPRYLMGVGTPANILENIALGVDMFDCVMPTRNARNGMLFTTQGIMNISNKKWADDFEPIDAELGGYVSTFYSRAYVRHLFHSKEMLGPQIASIHNLSFYLWLVKQAREQILAGTFREWKEKMVKQVMTRL
- a CDS encoding DegT/DnrJ/EryC1/StrS family aminotransferase encodes the protein MRSQDYDRIFLSPPHLGRHELNYLHKAIEDNWVAPAGPNLDGFERDICEFTGAPHCVALTSGTAAIHLGLRLLGVGPGDEVLCPSFTFVATANPILYLGATPVFVDSEADTWNICPERLREAIEDRMRQGRKPKALILVHLYGMPAKLSEIVALAAEYTIPVLEDAAEALGSRFDGRPLGTFTQVGVFSFNGNKILTTSGGGALVTNDKQWAQRTRFWATQAKDEAPYYQHSDMGYNYRLSNLLAGIGRGQMELLEDRVKKRREIYLWYKNNLQDIPGLILSQTEPTGSRSNRWLTTVLLDPAQTSTTPEELRLHLETHNVESRPLWKPLHLQPLYATAPMYGGPVCEQLFAQGLCLPSGSSLSEADLHRIASAIREAVQPLPS
- a CDS encoding trans-sulfuration enzyme family protein produces the protein MEIHPKITPIYQTSVFKFEDLNELEQYFGEPGSRYLYSRNGNPNSDELAEAVNRLEGGAGAIATGSGMAAIFAALLAFCQAGDHVLCAADIYGGSSSLLNSELSRMGITVTYVPFEQLYDLGQYVQPTTRLLLAETLSNPLLRVADLRRLATECHSHGLKLVVDNTFASPILTKPIGLGADITLHSVTKYISGHSDVTAGVVVAAEAETAARLKQIGVIYGLTLSPMESWLAVRGLKTLRIRMREHSRNALAIAEFLEGHPAVRAVYYPGLATHPQHALAQAQGIGLFGGMMSFLLADDTAVVNRFMQRCQRFPFAPSLAGVDSSQSYPLGTSHRYLTPEQQEGLGITVGLIRLSVGIEPVEELLEDLRQALEN
- a CDS encoding DMT family transporter, whose translation is MLKDYLRLHFIVLLWGFTAILGKLISVPPVELVFWRTLLASAGMALLLAARRQEWRISGVEVAKLLGVGAMVAVHWITFFLAARLSSVSVCLAGMATLALWTSLLEPLLLWRRIRFYEVGLGLLTMVGLYLVSQAELDQMAGLLVAILSAGLSALFSVLNSTLVKRHPPLRLTFYEMSGACLSIALFFPIYSRYFTNGSGLQLALHGFDWLWLLLLAGGCTVYAFSTSVELMKRLSAFVINLTINLEPVYGILLAVLIFGSQEKMSTGFYLGTVVILFSVLIHPVIDQWNKRRLRKPEPVEAVI
- the ispE gene encoding 4-(cytidine 5'-diphospho)-2-C-methyl-D-erythritol kinase; this translates as MLVFPNAKLNLGLYITGQRPDGFRNLESVFVPLPWTDALEVLPAAETSLALTGIPIPGEPATNLCLRAYELLKADFNLPPVQMHLHKLVPIGAGLGGGSGDAAFALRALNDLFKLALSTDALQAYARRLGSDCAFFIRNQPVFAYEKGDVFEDISLDLTGVACKVVYPGLHISTAEAYSRVTARPPRHDLRTALAQPLETWRDTVSNDFEEALTPIYPVLGEIKQALYAAGAAYASLSGSGSAVYGLFPGQEVPPKLALPAEYKVWDGRL
- a CDS encoding acetyltransferase, with product MTTTSASESTVPLSASPLPQLVILGAGGLGREVLVLARQINEVQPTWEIKGFYDDQSPVAPTIHGLPYLGTSADLNAIQEPLQVVIAVGNGQSRAKLVNKLTSPLITYATLVHPGVACRPYQQLQIGAGCIIGQGCILTCDIRLGHHVLLNLGCTIGHDAVLEDFCSLMPHANVGGEAHLETGVYLGTNATIINQVRVGARTIIGAGAVAVRDVPADCTAVGVPAQVIKRHAF